From Saccopteryx leptura isolate mSacLep1 chromosome 3, mSacLep1_pri_phased_curated, whole genome shotgun sequence, one genomic window encodes:
- the TMEM71 gene encoding transmembrane protein 71 isoform X1 — translation MYRISQLMSTPVASQCSSGSEREFARVLSPQCLFPSFTRDFLDGDSSFDCCSLDPLTGSYLPCRRSPRLLTNGYYIWTEDSFLCGRDGNITLSPSQTSVMYKESSVRIFRKKRRIRRSFSSLFDLSASESWLHGSLFGDVDSSPGDDIWLEGVSRLNVHHGSDSGGDRDCSLTDDRESEKRRAESGKGSSSGCVTPVSPGKNSHSSSLGAQGRASEHRQGNILNHSKTSLLGEISFQTVALAACLIISAYARWFLGGMLASVFTCSLMVATAYGVKLLFLSLASYFEAVPWARTASAKFLQSRPHRCSS, via the exons ATGTACCGAATATCTCAGCTGATGTCAACACCAGTGGCAAGTCAAT GTTCTTCGGGGTCCGAGAGAGAATTCGCcagggtgctctctccccagtgcCTTTTCCCAAG TTTTACCCGGGATTTCCTGGATGGCGACAGCTCCTTTGACTGCTGCTCCCTAGACCCGCTGACAGGCTCCTACCTTCCCTGTCGTCGAAGCCCCAGGCTCCTCACCAATGGCTACTACATTTGGACAGAAGACAGTTTCCTCTGCGGCAGAGATGGCAACATAACCCTGAGCCCATCCCAGACCAGTGTGATGTACAAGGAGAGCTCAGTCCG aatcttcaggaagaaaaggagaatccGCCGTTCTTTCTCTTCGCTCTTCGACCTCAGTGCCTCTGAATCCTGGCTGCATGGGAGCCTCTTTGGGGATGTCGACTCTTCCCCAGGTGACGACATCTGGTTGGAGGGAGTCAGCAGGCTCAACGTGCATCATGGCAGTGACAGTG GAGGTGATCGTGACTGTTCTCTGACCGATGACCGGGAGTCGGAGAAGCGGAGGGCGGAGTCTGGGAAAGGCTCCTCTTCCGGCTGCGTCACACCTGTGTCTCCCGGGAAAAACTCCCACAGCTCCTCCCTTGGGGCCCAGGGGAGGGCTTCTGAGCATCGCCAGGGGAACATTTTGAATCATTCAA AAACCAGTTTGTTGGGAGAGATCTCCTTCCAAACAGTTGCGCTTGCTGCGTGCTTGATCATTTCTGCATATGCAAG GTGGTTTCTTGGAGGAATGTTAGCCAGTGTCTTCACATGCTCCTTGATGGTAGCGACTGCTT ATGGTGTCAAGTTACTGTTTCTCAGCCTTGCCAGCTACTTTGAAGCCGTCCCCTGGGCCAG gaccgcatccgcgaagtttctccagtcacggccacacagatgttcctcctga
- the TMEM71 gene encoding transmembrane protein 71 isoform X2 has translation MYRISQLMSTPVASQCSSGSEREFARVLSPQCLFPSFTRDFLDGDSSFDCCSLDPLTGSYLPCRRSPRLLTNGYYIWTEDSFLCGRDGNITLSPSQTSVMYKESSVRIFRKKRRIRRSFSSLFDLSASESWLHGSLFGDVDSSPGDDIWLEGVSRLNVHHGSDSGGDRDCSLTDDRESEKRRAESGKGSSSGCVTPVSPGKNSHSSSLGAQGRASEHRQGNILNHSKTSLLGEISFQTVALAACLIISAYARWFLGGMLASVFTCSLMVATAYGVKLLFLSLASYFEAVPWARFAKI, from the exons ATGTACCGAATATCTCAGCTGATGTCAACACCAGTGGCAAGTCAAT GTTCTTCGGGGTCCGAGAGAGAATTCGCcagggtgctctctccccagtgcCTTTTCCCAAG TTTTACCCGGGATTTCCTGGATGGCGACAGCTCCTTTGACTGCTGCTCCCTAGACCCGCTGACAGGCTCCTACCTTCCCTGTCGTCGAAGCCCCAGGCTCCTCACCAATGGCTACTACATTTGGACAGAAGACAGTTTCCTCTGCGGCAGAGATGGCAACATAACCCTGAGCCCATCCCAGACCAGTGTGATGTACAAGGAGAGCTCAGTCCG aatcttcaggaagaaaaggagaatccGCCGTTCTTTCTCTTCGCTCTTCGACCTCAGTGCCTCTGAATCCTGGCTGCATGGGAGCCTCTTTGGGGATGTCGACTCTTCCCCAGGTGACGACATCTGGTTGGAGGGAGTCAGCAGGCTCAACGTGCATCATGGCAGTGACAGTG GAGGTGATCGTGACTGTTCTCTGACCGATGACCGGGAGTCGGAGAAGCGGAGGGCGGAGTCTGGGAAAGGCTCCTCTTCCGGCTGCGTCACACCTGTGTCTCCCGGGAAAAACTCCCACAGCTCCTCCCTTGGGGCCCAGGGGAGGGCTTCTGAGCATCGCCAGGGGAACATTTTGAATCATTCAA AAACCAGTTTGTTGGGAGAGATCTCCTTCCAAACAGTTGCGCTTGCTGCGTGCTTGATCATTTCTGCATATGCAAG GTGGTTTCTTGGAGGAATGTTAGCCAGTGTCTTCACATGCTCCTTGATGGTAGCGACTGCTT ATGGTGTCAAGTTACTGTTTCTCAGCCTTGCCAGCTACTTTGAAGCCGTCCCCTGGGCCAG GTTTGCCAAAATTTGA